The Sorangiineae bacterium MSr11367 genome window below encodes:
- a CDS encoding DUF2277 domain-containing protein: protein MCRNIRVLLNFEPPTTEEEIRAAALQYVRKVSGTRKPSKANQEIFDRAVDEIARITGHVVHGMETQSAPRTRENEAAKAKARGAKRYQTREAS from the coding sequence ATGTGCCGCAACATCCGTGTCCTTCTCAATTTCGAGCCTCCCACCACGGAAGAGGAGATTCGGGCGGCCGCCCTGCAATATGTGCGCAAGGTGAGCGGCACGCGCAAACCGTCGAAGGCCAATCAAGAGATCTTCGATCGCGCCGTCGATGAAATTGCGCGCATCACCGGCCATGTGGTGCATGGGATGGAGACCCAGAGCGCACCGCGCACCCGTGAAAACGAGGCCGCCAAGGCCAAAGCCCGTGGCGCGAAACGCTACCAAACGCGGGAGGCGTCATGA